TTGCATGCTGacacttgatttgttgttttgggTTTAGATATTGTATGCTGGCAAGACAAACAGAAATGCATACAAGACACTGATAGCTGCGGAATACTCTGGTGTGGATGTCAAGCTTGCTGAGAATTTCGAGATGGGTGTTACCAACAAGTCTCCTGAGTTTCTCAAAATGAACCCAATTGGAAAGGTATGATTTTTATGCTAACCCAGTTGGAATTTTGAGATGTGCGTtatcaaaaaaaagttttttatttgattttatttagatttctgAAAGAGATTTGTTAATGCTCTATTAGGTCCCTGTCTTGGAGACTCCTGAAGGTCCCGTCTTTGAGAGCAATGCGATTGCACGTTATGGTAAAAGACTATGCTTGATTCGTGATGTGTTAAATTGTATAGATTATTATATATGATAACTGTAATGGATTTTGTACTTGTTCTTGCAGTTACTCGCCTGAAGGCTGACAATCCTCTATATGGTTCATCGTTGATTGAATATGTAAGATATTTCTGCAATGGTGAAAGCTTTTTTTGAACCATGCTCAAATATCTGTTTACTTGAACCTAAAGAAAGTTGCTCAAGTTTGCACCATTTTTGTTATGCTAATCTTTTCGATATTTTTGGTGATCCTTAGGCCCGTATTGAACAGTGGATAGATTTTGCAGCAACAGAGATTGATGCCGGTATTTCAAAATGGCTTTATCCTAGATTGGGATATCAGCCTTACCTTCCTCCAGTAAGTTGTCTATTTTTTGTGCTACATGTCTTAGAACTCTTAAATTTGTCTTCTCCTTGATGTCTaagaaatgatttttctttgttcatAGTATGTTAAATTTAACATTggttttatatatcttttgttCGGACTTGGTGGAGTCATTCCTGATTGCCAATTGTAAATGTTGAGTCTTATAGGACCGagttttaaaagagaaattccTGTCTTATAGATACATGTCGGACTGCATTTAAGAGAGAATGGGATGATAAGACAATTTTTTTACACAACTTAGCAAGTCTGTTTGCCATTAACAAATGTGGCTTTCATTTTGTAATGGGAATTGAATGCACATGCTTGCAGATTGTATTCTTGATAAGGTATAGAATGattataatgttttaatttattgattcttcaatttttttgtttattctgtAATAAAAAGCTATATTTCATGGCTCCCTTGTATGCTAGTTCtgctttttataatattgttgcTGGCCCATTAATGTATACATTTTATGGATGTTTCTTTATGAAGGCTGAGGAGGCTGCGATTTCTGCATTGAAGAGAGCACTGGGTGCCCTGAACCTGCATCTTACCTCAAACACCTACTTGGTTGGGCATTCTGTGACTCTTGCTGACATCATCATGACATGCAATCTTTACACAGGATTTTCTTATGTCATGACCAAGAGCTTTACCTCAGAGTTCCCTCATGTTGAGAGACACTTCTGGACCATGGTTAATCAACCAAATGTGAAGAAGGTAGTGGGTGAAGTTAAGCAGGCTGAATCAGTTGTGCCAGTTACAAAGAAACCTTCCCAGCCAAAAGAACCTGCTAAATCAAAGCCCAAGGatgaaccaaaaaaagaagtcaaGGAAAAAGAGCCAGCAAAGCCCAAAGCTGAACCTGCTGCAGAAGAGGAAGAAGCACCAAAGCCGAAACCCAAAAATCCTCTTGATTTGCTGCCTCCAAGCAAGAT
This region of Populus alba chromosome 3, ASM523922v2, whole genome shotgun sequence genomic DNA includes:
- the LOC118035415 gene encoding elongation factor 1-gamma 2, with translation MALILYAGKTNRNAYKTLIAAEYSGVDVKLAENFEMGVTNKSPEFLKMNPIGKVPVLETPEGPVFESNAIARYVTRLKADNPLYGSSLIEYARIEQWIDFAATEIDAGISKWLYPRLGYQPYLPPAEEAAISALKRALGALNLHLTSNTYLVGHSVTLADIIMTCNLYTGFSYVMTKSFTSEFPHVERHFWTMVNQPNVKKVVGEVKQAESVVPVTKKPSQPKEPAKSKPKDEPKKEVKEKEPAKPKAEPAAEEEEAPKPKPKNPLDLLPPSKMILDDWKRLYSNTKTNFREVAIKGFWEMYDPEGYSLWFCDYKYNDENTVSFVTLNKVGGFLQRMDLARKYAFGKMLVIGSEPPFKVKGLWLFRGQEIPQFVIDECYDMELYEWTKVDISDEAQKERVSQMIEDHEPFEGDALLDAKCFK